In Eublepharis macularius isolate TG4126 chromosome 4, MPM_Emac_v1.0, whole genome shotgun sequence, the following are encoded in one genomic region:
- the MCRIP1 gene encoding mapk-regulated corepressor-interacting protein 1: MTSSPVSRVVYNGKRNSSPRSPSNSSEIFTPAHEENVRFIYEAWQCVERDLRSQMAGGERGLVEEYVEKIPNPSLKAFKPVDLSDLKRRNTQDAKKS, from the exons ATGACAAG CTCCCCTGTTTCCAGAGTCGTTTACAACGGCAAGAGGAACAGTAGCCCTCGCTCCCCAAGCAACAGCAGTGAAATCTTCACTCCTGCACATGAAGAGAATGTGCGCTTCATCTATGAAG CTTGGCAGTGTGTGGAGCGGGATCTCCGCAGCCAGATGGCAGGTGGAGAACGGGGCCTTGTGGAAGAGTATGTGGAAAAGATACCAAACCCCAGTCTGAAGG CATTCAAACCTGTTGATTTGAGTGACCTAAAGCGACGGAACACACAAGACGCTAAGAAATCCTAA